Within Pseudomonadota bacterium, the genomic segment GCGCTCCAGGACCCCACAGGTGAGCGGGCCCGGGATCAATGTGGACCCCTTCAAGGGAACGGTGCAGCTCAGCGGGTTTGCGAATAGCTCAGCGGAATTGCGACGTGCCGAGGCCGTGGCCGGTGTCGAGGCGGTGAGAAGCGATATTGGCCTTAAATAAAGGTCATCGACATTCAAGTGCTTGTATAACTGGAGCGGATCGATTCGTCCCGTCGGGCTACGGTATTCCCGAGCGAGTAGGCGCGATTCGAGAAGCGGTATTTGACCAGGAGGTAGGTAATGGCTATGACAACAGGTGAGACGTATCGTTGTACGAACCCGAATTGCGGGTGCGAAATGAAGGTCACGCAGAGCTCGAAGGCAGGCGGGGGCGGTGAGGCGCCTCCGCGCTGTTGTTGCGGCACAGAGATGAAAAAGGCCTCATAGAGGAGGAGATCATGACGATAGGCATTGGATAGACGATAGGCATTGGATACTGGAGACGCCTCTGGCAAGGGCTCCGCTCGATGAAGCACCCCACGCCGATGAAGTTACAGGAAGGGAAGATCGGTTATATCCTGTTGTGGCTCCTGGGTGTGCCCATCCCGATCCTGCTCGTCATCTTCCTCCTGCGCGGCTGCGATTGATCAAGGGGGGCAGACGTGGCGACAGGAGTAGCGCTGAGGCAATGGATTGCCGAGCCTGTCCCAGATAGAGATCGTTGTACAGTGTTGATGATCAAACAGAGACGAGTGATTGAGTGAGGAGAAAGGTGATGGAATTAGGAACGATACTGCTAATCGTGTTGATCGTGCTCTTAATCGGCGCCGTGCCAACCTGGCCGCATAGCAGCGGATGGGGGTATGGCCCAAGCGGAATATTGGGCACGGTGTTGCTCATCGTGCTCATCTTACTTCTTTTGGGCAGGATCTAGCGCCAGCGGGGCTCGAGCGGCGCCGCTCGAGCTCACTCCGGCCTAAGCCCCTTCCCGCTCAGCGCTCACGTTGCGGGGCTCTTATGCCGCATTACCACTATCTGATCGTCGGGGGTGGGATGACCGCCGACGCCGTGATCCGCGGGATCCGTGGGGCCGACAGCGATGGCTCAATCGGGCTCGCCGGTGCGGAGACCGAGCGGCCCTACAACCGCTCCCCGCTCAGCAAGGGCCTATGGAAGGGCAAAGCGATGGACAGCATCTGGCGCGGCACCGACGCCACCGACGCGGCGCTGCACGTGGGGCGCACGGTCGTGCAATCTGGATCCTCCGAACCGAAGGGTGGTCGACAAATAATAACCTGGACTAACAGGTCCTTCGGGAAAGGCGCTCTATGGAGAAAACGGTGCAGAAACTGGGAACAATTTATGGCACGTTTAACATCCGCCTGCGATAGCTTGTTCGTTCAATGGCGAAGGCTTTTTATATTTAGTGGCGATTCTGGAGCCGCGCCACTCGCCAAACGAGCCGCGCCTTCATTTCAACACTACGGCAATACACGCGCACGAATGTGACCTTAAATAAGGAGGCCTTCCCAATGAACGTACCTATCGTAAATGGCGACGACGGCCTCGGCCATCCGATAGATGTGCCCGTACATGCTATAGAACACCACCTGTATCTTGTTTGCCATGGAAGTTCTCCCCCGATAGTCAGTCGAATGTCGATCAGCGGCTGGTGATCCTCGGCCCGCAAAAGCGCCGCGTCAATACGCCACGGTGAACCGCTGGCGGATCTGATGGGGCTGGAAGCTCGTCAATCATCGCCACCGCGTAATCCTCCACCGAAATCCGGCTTTCGCCCTGGGCGTCGGTGACCAGCCGGTCCGACCCCCGTGCGGTACTTGCCGGTGCGCTCGCCAGGCGCAATCAGCGCGGCGGGGCTCAAGTAGGTCCAGTCGAGATCGGCCGTGCGGCAAGTGCTTCTCCAGCGATACGGCGGCCGATCATGCCGCCCGCCCCGAACAGTGGGATTTTCATGGTGACCTCCTGATGCGCAAATGATCAACAGCCCAAAACCGGAGTCTGTCCATGCTTCCTCAAACAAAGTCATCACTCTGTTCCAACTATCTTCCAAACTTTATCGCCATCGGTCATCCACGCATGGTTTCGGCTGCTCGCCCCGTTCCTGGGCGAGGGTCGGGTAGTCGGTATACCCTTTGGCACCGCCACCATAGTAGGTGGACGGATCGTCGGCATTGAGGGAGGCGCGCGAGCGAAACCGCTCCGGCAGGTCCGGATTGGCTATAAACTTGCGCCCGAAGGCGATCACATCCGCCTTGCCCTGCTCGAGCCAGGCCTCGGCGGTGTCCCGGTCGAAGCCACCGGCCAGGACGAGCGTGCCGCGGTATTTTTCACGGAGGAGA encodes:
- a CDS encoding DUF3309 domain-containing protein, which produces MELGTILLIVLIVLLIGAVPTWPHSSGWGYGPSGILGTVLLIVLILLLLGRI